In a single window of the Thermus sp. LT1-2-5 genome:
- a CDS encoding response regulator yields the protein MDGVLDPSSRAVERALIVEDEPRVAVLHRAFLEGEGFQVALASSLAEALQALVVEPHLVLLDLYLPDGHGLDLLPVLEGTYVIVITAAKDVPTVERALLGGAMDYLVKPFGRSRFQEALSRYRAFRALRSKREVSQADLDRLLARGRGPKGLDPLTQERVLGLFRSQATLTVEEVAAALGLSRVTAWRYLEGMRRQGLLQAEQVHGGMGRPLRRYRLVGPKG from the coding sequence ATGGACGGTGTTCTGGATCCGTCTAGCCGGGCCGTGGAGCGGGCCCTTATCGTAGAGGACGAGCCGCGGGTGGCCGTCTTGCACCGGGCCTTTCTGGAGGGGGAGGGGTTTCAGGTGGCGCTGGCCTCGAGCCTGGCCGAGGCCCTGCAGGCGCTGGTGGTGGAGCCTCACCTGGTGCTTTTGGACCTCTACCTTCCCGATGGGCACGGCCTGGATCTACTTCCGGTCTTGGAGGGGACCTACGTCATCGTGATCACCGCCGCCAAGGACGTGCCCACCGTGGAGCGGGCCCTCCTGGGCGGGGCCATGGACTACCTGGTGAAGCCTTTTGGGCGCAGCCGCTTCCAAGAGGCTTTGAGCCGATACCGGGCTTTCCGGGCCCTCCGAAGCAAAAGGGAGGTTTCCCAGGCGGACCTGGACCGTCTTCTGGCCCGGGGCAGGGGGCCCAAGGGCCTTGACCCCCTAACCCAAGAGCGCGTCCTGGGCCTCTTCCGCTCCCAGGCTACCCTGACGGTGGAGGAGGTGGCCGCTGCCTTGGGGCTCTCCCGCGTCACCGCCTGGCGCTACCTGGAGGGGATGCGGCGCCAGGGGCTGTTGCAGGCGGAGCAGGTCCACGGCGGGATGGGGCGGCCCTTGCGGCGGTACCGCCTCGTAGGCCCAAAGGGCTAA